The Halostella litorea region CGGCGACGCCGGTTCGACGGCGTCGGCCGCCACCTCGAAGTGGTCCGCGAGGCGGCGCTCGCTCACGCGGTTCGCGCCGCTCGTGAGCGCGACCACGTGGTCGCCGTCCGCGCTCATCACGATGCTCTTGACGATCTGTGCCACGTCACAGCCCACGGCGTCGGCCGCGTCGGCCGCCGTCTTGGTCCCCTCCGGGAACTCGGTGACGTCAACCGACAGGCCGTGCTCGTCGCGCGCTCGCTCGGCGAACGCCTCGGCGCTCGGGTGCATACCGCGTGGCTCGCGCCCGTGGACCAAAAGCGATCCGAGCGCGGCGATTTCGGCGGGGGAGTGAAGTATCGCCGCGCCGATGCATGGACGATGACCGAGGGAGGACGATGAGCGGGGGTGGACGGTGACCGACCGCTGGCTGTACGGCTGGGGGCTGGGGTACGCCGCCGTCGGCGCGGCGTCGCTTCTGATACCGCTGTAC contains the following coding sequences:
- a CDS encoding YbaK/EbsC family protein — its product is MHPSAEAFAERARDEHGLSVDVTEFPEGTKTAADAADAVGCDVAQIVKSIVMSADGDHVVALTSGANRVSERRLADHFEVAADAVEPASPGAVKEALGWSIGGVPPVCHDRDVPVVFDPTLADHDTVWAAAGTPEAVFPADPEQLLATADATVVDVTE